The Triticum aestivum cultivar Chinese Spring chromosome 4B, IWGSC CS RefSeq v2.1, whole genome shotgun sequence sequence GCTTCCACCCGtccctgccgctgccgctgccgaccTTCACGCTCACCAAGGCCTCCATGGCGGAGTTCCCCGCGCTCAACGGGCAAAGCGTGTCGTACGCCAGGCTCGTGTTCCCGCCGGGCACCGTGAACCCGACCCACACCCACCCGCGCGCCTCCGAGCTGCTGCTCGTCCTCGACGGTGCCCTCTCCGTCGGCTTCGTCGACACCGCCGGCAAGCTCTACACCAAGGACCTCGTCACCGGCGACATGTTCATCTTCCCCAAGGGCCTCGTGCACTACCAGTACAACCAGGGGACAACGATCGCCGTGGCGCTCTCGGCATTCGGCAGCGCCAACGCCGGCACCGTGTCCGTGCCCGTCACCGTGTTCGGAACCGGCGTCGACGACGCCGTGCTCGCCAAGTCGTTCAAGACCGACCTGCCCACCATCCAGAAGCTCAAGGCGGCGCTCACCCCGCCCAAGAAATAAGCCCGTCCGTGTCTCGTGCCGCATGTTTGGTGTTGTTGTCCGCCGTGTTgtgtttttgaatttgttttgcTTGTTGGAAACCTACCTGCCGAGCAACGCAGGCAACCAAGTACTGCATGCACATGGTAGGAGATATTTGGTGGTGAAATGATGTTGAATTATGTGGGTTTGCAATGTCGTCTTGATTTGGATCGAACTGTTTGTGTGTGTTGATGTTTGGAACTCATGATCTTGACTCTTTGAGTTACATATATGTTCACGATTTTGTATTGGGTTGTGCCTGGTGAGTTTGTATACCATTTTGAAGGCACCGATGTTGTATGGTACACAGTTTCAGTTTGGCATATGATACATGTTTTAAACAATTCAGACTTCACAAAAGTGTACAATTATGTGCATGATGAAATTTTGGCATGTCAAATTTGTAGCAGTGAACTAATTAAGTGAACTTTGCTGTCAAATTGTGGCGATGAACTTGGCGATTAGAGCTAAGGAAGAGGCACTAGCCAGAGGGGCGATTCAGCAGTTTTTAGCTGCGATATATTGTGGTGTAGTGAATGCATTGAAATTTGTTCTTAGTTCTATCCATTTCAAGATTGTAGCTAGTCTTTAGTTACATATATATTTGGATGTTTCTGTGGCGTTAGGTAGTTAAAACAGCACAGAACCATTTCATTTCGAGCGGCCATCTACTGAGTTCCATAGTGTTATTTAGAATGATAGGCTTCTCCCCAAAATGGTGTACAGAAGATAGAGAGGGACACTTGCTTTATGTTATGACTTGTAATAATAAGTGTGATTTCTATAGAAGAAACAGAGTTTACTTGTAACCATGGAAATAAAAAAAAACAAGAGTTGCATAACAGACACAACTATATTTGATGGCATAATCTTAACACCCAAATCAAATGAAGTTTGACATGAGTCACCATAACAATTCACAAGCCACAACATGCGCATATTATTACACAACTTAAAACTCACAAGAACACCAGGTTCACTCCACCATCATTCACTAGCTCGATGTGGCCTTATTATTCAGGGCGACAACAATACACCGACGAATCATTTCTTTGCTGGCGGAGTGAGTGCCGCCTTGAGCTTTTGCACGGTGGGCAGGTCAGTCTTGAAGGACTTGGCGAGCACCGCATCGTCAACACCAGTACCAAACACGGTAACAGGAACAGACACGGTGCCCGCGGCGGCGCTACCGAATGCCGAGAGTGCAACTGCGGGGCTTTGCCCTGGGTTGGACTGATAGTGCACCAGACCCTTGGGGAATATGAACATGTCGCCGACGGCTAGGTCCTGAGTGTAGAGCTTGCCAGCCGTGTCGACGAAGCCAACGGAGAGCGCACCGTGAAGGACGAGCAGTAGCTCTGCTGCACGAGGGTGGGTATGGGGTGGGTTGATGGATTCGGAGGGGAACTTGAGCATGGCGTAGGACACGCTCTGCCCGTTGAGTGCCGGGAACTCGGTCATGCTGGCCTTGGTCACAGTGAAGTTCTGCGCCCCCGGCATCGGCATGGTCATGTTCATGGTGGCGCGAAAGCCGGTGTAGGTGAAGAAGTCGCCGGTGATGTTCATTGGTGCTATCCCGTACATGTCGTTTGGGACGACAAAGTCGGCGAGGATGTCCGGGTCGCCGGCCACAACGGCAAGTGGCGTCGTGACCAATGCAACCACCACCAGTAACAAGGAGTAGCAGTTGAGGGACGCCATTGAAGTTGAATGTAGCTACAAGGTAAGCTAATGATTTAGTGGCGCCAAGAGACTGATTGGTGAACGCTGTGGTTGTGACTTGTGAGTTGTGGTGAAGATGTTGAGCTACCTGTTGTGTTATTTATATACACAAGAGGCAATCTAGCTAGCTAGCGAGGTGATGAAGAGTCTGATAAACCAAGGGCCATGAAAAAACACTGTACAACAAGCTGTAGCCAGCTAGTGCTATTTGACACACATCTGAGGAAGAATTAACTGGCCAATTCCATGCAACTCTTGGTGTCTCCAAGCATATATATGGATATACCAGCATGCGACTCAGAATCTTTTTGTTCTCATTCTGATACAAACTTTGCAGCCTCAACTTGACAAATATGATCTGTGCACCAAATACCCTGCAAGTATGTAATGtagtacatactccctccgttcctaaatataagtctttctagatatttcaccatggactacatacggatgtatatagacttaGTTTATAGTGTAGGTTGACTCATTTTGCTCTCTATGcagtcccttattgaaatctcaaaaaacacttatatttaggaacagagggcaCGGAGGCCctctcctaaatataagtctttttagagatttcaatatggacctgtgttttgatttttggtttgaGATTTTTTTCTCGCCCCAGGCCAAGATGGCCGAATTTCGGTCATTTTCAAAAATTTCGGCCAAAATTTTGACCGAAATTTGACTAAAATTTGTCAAATTTGACCAATTTCGGTCGAAGATAGATTTTGCcccaggccgagatggccgaaattcggccgaaattCAAAATACagatatggactacatacggacatATATAAACGtagtttagagtgtaggttcactcattttgctccatatgtagttcatattgcaATTTCTAAAAACACTTATATTTAGGAGCAGAGGGAGTATATGACATGAGCACAAACGTGTATATCACCTGTGAAACTTAGGAAACAacgatggcaatggcaagccaatTTGTTCCAGCTAGGAGTGTCCCTACAGGCTACAACCATGAACTGTAACACTGGATTTATAATCATGTCTCAACCATGAACTGTCACAAGGGCATCAAACTTGGGAAACAACGATAGCGATGGCAATCCAATTTGTTTGGCCCCTACAGGCTACAGCCTCCTACAAATAATCACAGCCTCAGGCCGGCCACCTCCACTCCTCCACCCTTCACACAACCTTACTACTACTACGTGAAAATGGTGTCGTCGTGTCTTGCCCTCGTCGTCCTCCTTGCTCTGCCCTTCCTTGCCCTCGCCGGCGACCCGGACATCCTCACAGACTTCATCCTGCCGCCCGGCAACAATGTGTCGCTCCTCAACGGCACCTTCTTCACCTACACAGGCCTCTTCGCTATCGACTCCGCCAACCCAGCCAAGTTCACGGTGACAAAGGCCACCGCCACCGAGTTCCCGGCGCTGCTCGGCCAGTCCGTCTCCTACGCCGCCCTCAGCTTCGGCCCCGGCACCGTCAACCCGCCGCACGTCCACCCAAGGTAACAAAACTTTACACGCTTTCTAGCTCATCATGATTGATCCTCAGTATATACTATATACACGTTAGTGCTCATGTCATATATGTGCTTCTTCTTCCATGATTGCAATGGTGGCCGGCAGGGCGTCAGAGCTGCTTTACGTGGTGGAGGGTCCGCTGCTGGTGGGCCTCATCGACGAGACGAAAGGTGAGCTGTACGCGCAGACGCTGCAGACGGGTGACATGTTCGTGTTCCCCAAGGGCATGGTGCACTTCCAGTTCAATAGTGGCGACCATGTGGCGCGTGCCTTCTCGGCCTTCGGCAGCTCCAGCCCCGGCACCGTCTCGCTCCCGACTGTCCTCTTCGAGTCCGGCATCCCTGACACCGTCCTCGAGAAGTCGCTTCACGTTGACCAGGCCACCGTGGATGTGCTCGAGCAGGACCTGGCGCCActcgctcccgctcccgctccctcTCCAGATACACCGCCAACACCTAAGAATGGTGGTGCAGCACCCGCACCGGCGTGCTTCGCGCTGCTAGCTTGCTTCGCCGCTGCATTGTTGTTGTGACTTGTGAAGTTGTGACTGAGAGCCATGGCTTATCTTGTTGCGAGGAGCGTAGTCTAAAAGTACTTCATCCAATAAGCTATTTCGAGTATCCGAAGAACCAAAATAATTGTGATGGTttctaagggggggggggggggggggggtatttatatATGTGAAAGGTATTTGAATTTGTTGCACTTGGTTTACAGTATACAAAGTGTGTGCATGGACAATTTAGATGATTGTTGAAGTTGACACTTGGGTACATAATACAGTTAAAAATATTTATTGCTCAATGCAACCGACAAATAGCTAATGCTGGATATAttatccacacacacacactcacactcaAGAAATAGGTGTTTAATTGACACATCATGCTAGTAAAAGACACAACACATACTCCCCTTCCAATTTCGATGAGCAAGGTTGTCTCTAGTCAAGACTACTCCCCGGTTTAAGAACCAAAGGAAGATGATAACCCCAAGAGATAATTTAAGCTTCCATAGTTTGTAGTTATCCACATGGACGTCACTATGGGCAGTGTTGAATATAAAGACTTCAAATGAACTTTCTATTCTGGTGCGAGTGTCATCTAAATTTGTCCGACTCACATGACAACTGATGGACTGCAAACATGTAAGCAGTTCATTCGATGCTGTGAGGCCAGACCCTAACAAGTCCCTATGGAAAGAAACATCAGGATCGGCTTAACCTAGGATCTTGGAGATTGTTACAAACTTATGTGTAACAATTCAATATAGTCCTAAGTATTGCACCTTAAAAGGGGTGGCGTAAGTTAGGTGCCCTCCAAAAATCTAAGTTGAGAACCATCTTTAATTAAGAAAGTACCAAATCAAAAAAGAATTCATTGGCCTTCATGAACCTAGCCAAAAAAGGGATCCACATAGGAGTAAATTAAGTGAAGCACTAGTTTCATTCACCCCTATGGTCCCTTTTCCTCTcccgctccctctctctccatcTTCTTCCTTAAGCCAATGGTTGCACATTTCTTGGGCCTTTGCTCCGACGCTTTTGCATCATTCCActtcttttcttctccttctcGTTGCAGCACCGACCTCTTCTGTATAGTACGAGACCACTCAGCTCCGCAAGCAACCCCCACGCGCGCCCAACCTGAAACATGTGGCAAGACTCCAGCACGGAGAACTTGGCCATGCCCTTACGCCCAAAAAAATAAGACCCCGTCACCCAAGATATGGTAGGCTTTTTGATCTACTGCACGGACTCATATGTCCTTTTTTCCCCTTTTGCGCTTTGCTTATGTGACTGGGCTTCTTTCTGATGGCACATGTCCTCATTATTTTTCAATTATCCGATGAGAAACAAAACATTTTTTGTGTCAAAAAAGTCACAACAAGCATATTATCATATTCACAAGTCACAACAACGTAACTCAAAAAAAGTTACAACAACACGTGCCGGCTTATTCTGTCATTATGTGATCAAGTTTAAATCACAAATATCCGTTGAGGTTAGAGGTGTGATTTATAACATGACCAACCAACCAAAATTACATGGATCTAAATTGAAGAGTATTATATGCATGCTTCCATAATATAATTTAAGATGATGGTGGCATACCCAATTTGTTCTAGTCACGCGACAACACAGTTACAAGAAGTTTCAAGGATGCAAGGAATTCTCTCAAACTAAATTTAAATTTCTTTAACATGTTGCATGAATAGATAAATGGACTCACCCAAACTCTATGTAGTGTTCTTTTCCTGCAAATATTTCATATTCTATAGTGCTATAAAATATGTATTTCACCATTCCAAATAATCAGGAccatcattctttatttatttcggATGCAACTCAATAGGTATTTATAACGGTTGCAAACTCTCGCAGCAGAGGGCACACACCATTGGTTGTATCAATGAAAAACATTCATGGAAGGAAAAAAGGGATAAAATAATACCATTAGCACTAGATGAACAAATTAAGCTAAGATTACATGACAGATATTGTTATTTCCTTCATTCGCTGTATATATTTGAGCTATAATCACCACACACCacgttccaaaatatagtgcatATTTTGTTTTCCAAAAGTCAAGCATGTCTATGTTTGACCAAatttaaagaaaaaaaattatatcaaCATCCATAGAGTGTGAGTGTGTCTAAATCAGATGAAGAGTGTGGTCAAAGCTTCAGTCCTTAGTACAAGTCATGGATTGATTTTCAACTGCAAACTATTAAATACATGTGGCTGGTCTCTCCATGGATAGAGCAAACAAATTAAGTGTTGGTCAAAATAAGCCGCCCTATTCAGACACCAAACATAATTGGGAGAAGAATCCACTGAACACATGCAGGCATGTGGCACACACAAAATTCCAAAACACCTCATGCAGGTTATTTAAACGAGCAATCCCTAAATTCACTAAGCTCCCTAGGGGTTGGAGGTCTCTCAATCAATTGAGGGTCCAATTTTGGATTTGTGTCCCGATTTTGACCGGGTCATCAAGCTAGGTCCTGTAGAGGGATCAATTCTGGGTGCGTCCCATTGGTAAGTGGTtaagtggtgcggtcagggtggtcggTGGAAGAATCGCTGGTCTCTCACTTTCCCCTCCCGTTCACAATGTTACACGGAGAGGCAGAACCAAGCCATGGGTTCGTCTCCTCTGCGGCGGGTTCTGCGGCGAAGGGAGAGATTGGGAGTACCCGATCTATTCCCTAGACTTGTAAAATATTAGGGGTAAGGTAATGAGTGCTGGCGTTTTGGTGGTGATGGCAGTGGCACAACAAATAAGGCTAGTcgtagtgggagtaacttagctagtaacataacacatcccaagacaaatttgcttatgtggcaagtagttaatgagaggAGAGATGATTGTGGTAACATAACACACCCAAGGAAAAATGAGTCAACATCTCAATTAATGAAGGCTTGCATGATATCActcatatgttactacccattatagAGGTAttaacatggactagtaacatatgcatgtaaCTAGTCTAATTtacttcccactatgactagcctaagggTACCTCGACCTCAGCATCATCTTGACATCTTCCTCGGAGGTGGCGGCAAGGTTGGAGGAGTGGCCCTTTGTCGGTCTCCTGGATCTTGCGAGGGTGAGTGCCAGGGCGGCATTGGTGGCCACTTGTGGCGGAGCGGACGGGCTCCCGGTGTTTTGTGCTCATGGATCTGGCGAGCAGGCATGCCCTCATGCGGTCGCCATGGCAGAAGTTTCCGATAATTATGTTAAGTTTGAACAAAGATTCAAAATACATTTATGCAAGCTTTCATTTTTGTAGTGATTTGTCAGCTTTTGTTTTAGTAAGCATGACTTTGACTACCAACTACAGATTTGTTTGGAATTCAAACCACTTGGGTTGAGAGCTGTATTTTTTTCGACAATAGATTACAAGCCATAGTACCAATACATAAAGGCAATTATCCTATCGAAGAAAAATGTATTGGTCGCATGCAGGTCAATCAAAAAATGTGCACAGCAGCCTACTATAGAGAACAAGTTGGGCAGAGCTCACCAAGAAAAGAAAACGTATTACTATTTTACAATGCTGGTGAAAAATGGGGCAGCAAGGTGCGCTTTATCTTCTAGCAAACTCCAAAGCACGATGGGAAATGATCGCCGAAATAACAATGAAATGGAAGCCAATTGTAAAATAACAATTACACCCTTCATTTCATAATGTAGTGGGCAGACGCTTTTCGATATTTAAGTTTAACCATCAATTAGACCAATAATACATAAACCAAGTTACTGaaaaattataccattgaaaacttctttcaaatacgaATTCAATGGTATCATTTTTATGACACATAACCCGCATTttattggttaaatttatggtcaaacttaaATCTCGAAAATTGTGTGCGCACTACAATAGGAATGGCGCGAGTAATATAGTATGTCACATTGAAAGTAACATGACGGGGTTTACATGTAAATGAGCACAACAAAAAAAGGGAGAGTTGCATAATAGACACATGTACATTTGATGTCATAGTCTTAACAGCCAAATCAAATAATAGTTTACATGGTCACGACAAACAAATCACAAGTGGCAACAAGCATATTATTACACAATTTAAAACTCACAAGAACACAAGGTTTACTCCACCATCACTCGGGAGCTTGATGACATTATTATTCATGGTGACAGTAATACACTAACGGACCATTTCTCGGGTGGCGGAGTGAGTGCCGCCTTGAGATTTTGCACGGGGGGCACGCCAGTCTTGAATGACTTGGCGAGCACCTCATCGTCAAAGCCTGTGCCGAACATGGTAACGGGAACAGATACGGTGCCCGCGGCGGCGCTACCAAAGGCCGAGAGGGTGACTGCTGGGCTTTGCCTCGAGTTGGACTTGTATTGCACTAGACCCTTGGGGAACACAAACATGTCACCGGCGGCCAAGTCTTGCATGTAGAGCTTGTCGGTTGTGTCCACAAAGCTGACGGAGAGCGCACCGTCGAGGACAAGCAACAACTCAGCAGCGCGCGGGTGCGTGTTCGGGGACTGATGGGTTCTGAGGGGAACCTGAGCAACGCATAGGCTCATGCTCTACCCGTTAAGGGCTAGGAAGTCCATCATGGTTGCCTTGGTTAATTACAGTGAAGTTATGTGCCCCTGACATCGGCATCGGACTGGTCATGTTCATGGCGGCACGGAAGCCGATGTAGGTGAAGAAGTCACCAATGATGTTCATCGGTGCTTTCCCGTACATGTTTTTTGGGACGCCAAAGTCGGTGAGGATATCTGGGTCGCCGGCATGCCTAGACCAAAGCAACCACCACCAACACTAAGGTGTAGGAGCTCATGGAAGCCATTGAAATTGAATGCATCTGCAAGCTAAGCTAGTAACTTATCTGTGCTAAAAGAATTATTGATAGAGGCTGTGGTGAAGATGTTGGGCTTCTTGCTGTGTTATTTAGAATTTTATACACAAGAGGGCAAACTATTTTTGTGACGAAGAGTCTATGACATCTAGGGTGACGTATGAGCATTCTAGAATTGCAAGCTGTAACCAGCCAGCTAGCACACACATCTGAGGAATATTTAACTGGCCTATGTATGCAACTCTTTGGTGTCTCCAAGCATATGGATGGATATATGCCTGCAACGCAACTCAGAAACATTTGTTATCATTCTAATAAATAAAAAACTTGGGCGTTTGTGTCTCTCACTCTCAACTTGAACAATCTGAGCTGTCTGAACTGTTCAGCAAATAGCCTACAACTGTGTGTCTGTTTTAACACTGCATTATTAAGCCTTAACAATTAAATGTCACAAGAGCATGAGGTCATTTTTGTTTCTTTGTCAGGAGGTAGAAACCCCGGGCCGATGAGGTCAGTTTGTTGTCGCGTTGTGCACTCTATTGGTCCATAGTAGCGAATGTCACAATTGCGTGAATTTTGTGGCGACCTCAATTAGAACGCTACTAAGCCACCCAAAAGAATATTGTCCTTATAATCTATTAAATGTATTAAGGCTACCTGCTATTGACAATGAGATGCATTCGATCTATTGCACGCACTTGTGcataatttatttttatttctattttgtgGGGAACATTATTGTAGTTTTTTTCTTGGTGCTCATTTTTGCGAGTGGGATTTTCTTTGATGTCATGAGTAATTATTTATATGTTGactaacaaacaaacaaaaaactttCCTGTCATATACCCTAAACTAGGAAATGGTTGGTCaactcaaaaaacaaaacaaaaatggttGGCATTGGCCACCTGAAATTGTCAATATTAAGATAGTAAGTGTGGTTCAGTAGACCTGGAAAAAAATCTTGGTCTATTACTCATAAATGTGAGATCATAATTTTTGCATCACTTTTTGTTTGCATGAATCTTAAAATCTGATCCCGAAAAATTGCAAAACACTATATGAAGAGCTTTTATAATTTACCTGCAGAAAAATATAttctacacctctctctctctctctctctctctctctctctctctctctctctctcacacacacacacacacacacacacacacacagcgcCTCAAACTCCAAAAGCACCTCGTGGAGTTTTTAGTTTAGTGAGCATCAAAAACTCGAAAACACGGGATGGTGAAGCGTCAAAAGCAGCACCAGCTTATCGCACGGCGGAGTTAGGCCATCTTTGGCGCTGAAATAATAACGAAATGGAACCACAACACTACTCAACTGTATAATTACTATAATAGTCACACACTCATACTGAAAGTAACATGATAGAGTTTACATGTAACAATGCAAGGAAAAAGAATAGAGTTGCATAACAGACACAAGTGTATTTGATGGCACATTCTTCACAGCATGATTAAATAAAATTTGACATGATCACAATATCAACTCACAAACCACAAAAAGCATATTATTACAAGTCACAACAATCACAACTCAAACTAACAATACAACCGGGATATGACACTATCATGCGCTAGCATGGTGGCCTTATTTGTTCACGGCAGGGGCGACACAGTGACGAAGAACAAGAGCGACAAGAGCACAAATGAATCACTTCTTGGGTGGTGGAGTGAGCGCTGCCTTGAGCTTCTGCACCGTCCAAAAGTCAGTCTTGAACGACTTGGCAAGCACAACGCCGTCAATGCCGGTGCCGAACACGGAGGCAGGCACATTCACGGTGCCAGGGGCGGCGCTGCCAAAGGCCGAGAACGCGGTGGCAGGGTTGGGGCCCTGGTTGTACTGGTAGTGGACGAGGCCCTTGGGGAACACAAATAAGTCGCCGGCCATGAGGTCCTGTGTGTAGAGCTTACCGGCAGTGTCAACAAACCCGACGGAGAGCGCGCCGCTCTGGACAAACAGCAACTCAGCGGCGCGCGGGTGGGTGTGCGGCGGGTTGACGTATCCGGAGGGGAACACGAGCATGGCATAGGATACACTCTGCCCGTTGAGCGCAGGGAACACCCCCATATTGGCCTTGATCACAACGAAATACTGTGGAGGCCACGGCATTGTCTCGTTTGCGGCGCGGAAGTCAGTGTAGGTGAAGAAGTCACCAGTGATGTTCGTCGGCGGCATGCCAACCATCGGCGCCGGCACAATGAAGTCACCAAGGATGTCTGGGTCGCCGGCCACGGCGGCCAGCGGTGCCCAGACCAATGCAACCACCACCAACACCAAAGAGTAGTAGTTCATGGACGCCATTGAAGCTGAATGTAGCTACAAGGTTGCTAAGAGAGTGATGGGTGGAGGGTGTGGTTGTGAGATGCGGTGAAGATCTTGCAGATCTGCTTGTGTTATTTATACAGAAAATCGATCGAGACATATGATGAAGACCAAAGCTGCAACACGCATGCACCCACGCACGTacccacgcatgcacgcacgcacgctaGGGCTAATTGGCACATCTCTGAGGAAGAATTAACCGGCCAGTGTCATGCAACTCTTTGGTATCCCCAACCATGCATATGGACATCAGGACATACATGCATGCAAATTAGGAAAAAGAATTAGCATTCTGATCAAAACTTTGGTACTTTGTGTCTCACTCTGGACTTGGTAAATTACAGCTGTACGACTTGTCCACCAAAACCCTGCAAATAATATGTAATGTAACACTGGATTTAGTATTATCAAAGCTTCATCGATGCTTACAAATTTGCTAGTTACCTGTCAAACATTGGAAACAACAATGGCAATGGGGAGCTAAATTTGCTCCAGCTGGAAATGTCCTCTTGACGGCTCTTCCAATGCCCCGGCGACTCCTACAAATAGCCTGCAGCCGGCGACCTCCACCGATCACAAAACCATACAACTCAGCGAAAATGGCGCCAGCGTCTCTTATTACACTGCTCGTCATCCTCTCCGTGGCCTTCGTCGCCCACGCCAGCGACCCGGacatcctcaccgacttcatcgtgcCCCCGGGCACCAACGCGTCCGTGCTCGACGGCGCCTTCTTCACCTACACCGGCCTCATCGCCGGCAACTCCGCCGACCCGGCCAAGTTCACCGTGTCCAAGGCCACCACGGCCGAGTTCCCCGCGCTGCTGGGCCAGTCCGTCTCCTACGCCGCCCTCGTCTTCGGCCCCGGCACCGTCAACCCGCCGCACGTCCACCCCAGGGCCTCGGAGCTGCTCTACGTGGTGCAGGGCCCGCTGCTGGTGGGCCTGGTCGACGAGACCAAAAACGAGCTCTATGCGCAGACGCTGCAGACGGGCGACATGTTTGTGTTCCCCAAGGGCATGGTGCACTTCCAGTTCAACGGCGGCGAGCACGTGGCGCGCGCCTTCTCCGCCTTCGGCAGCGCCAGCCCCGGCACCGTCTCGCTGCCCGTAACGCTCTTC is a genomic window containing:
- the LOC123094163 gene encoding germin-like protein 9-3, whose translation is MASLNCYSLLLVVVALVTTPLAVVAGDPDILADFVVPNDMYGIAPMNITGDFFTYTGFRATMNMTMPMPGAQNFTVTKASMTEFPALNGQSVSYAMLKFPSESINPPHTHPRAAELLLVLHGALSVGFVDTAGKLYTQDLAVGDMFIFPKGLVHYQSNPGQSPAVALSAFGSAAAGTVSVPVTVFGTGVDDAVLAKSFKTDLPTVQKLKAALTPPAKK
- the LOC123094165 gene encoding germin-like protein 9-3, which codes for MASMNYYSLVLVVVALVWAPLAAVAGDPDILGDFIVPAPMVGMPPTNITGDFFTYTDFRAANETMPWPPQYFVVIKANMGVFPALNGQSVSYAMLVFPSGYVNPPHTHPRAAELLFVQSGALSVGFVDTAGKLYTQDLMAGDLFVFPKGLVHYQYNQGPNPATAFSAFGSAAPGTVNVPASVFGTGIDGVVLAKSFKTDFWTVQKLKAALTPPPKK
- the LOC123094166 gene encoding germin-like protein 9-1; protein product: MAPASLITLLVILSVAFVAHASDPDILTDFIVPPGTNASVLDGAFFTYTGLIAGNSADPAKFTVSKATTAEFPALLGQSVSYAALVFGPGTVNPPHVHPRASELLYVVQGPLLVGLVDETKNELYAQTLQTGDMFVFPKGMVHFQFNGGEHVARAFSAFGSASPGTVSLPVTLFESGIPDAVLEKSLHVDEATVHALEHALAPPAPAPAPDSPPAPKNGAASPVPACLSLLVGFAAALLL
- the LOC123094164 gene encoding germin-like protein 9-1 → MVSSCLALVVLLALPFLALAGDPDILTDFILPPGNNVSLLNGTFFTYTGLFAIDSANPAKFTVTKATATEFPALLGQSVSYAALSFGPGTVNPPHVHPRASELLYVVEGPLLVGLIDETKGELYAQTLQTGDMFVFPKGMVHFQFNSGDHVARAFSAFGSSSPGTVSLPTVLFESGIPDTVLEKSLHVDQATVDVLEQDLAPLAPAPAPSPDTPPTPKNGGAAPAPACFALLACFAAALLL
- the LOC123094161 gene encoding germin-like protein 9-3, which produces MVSMNLYSLALVVVALVAAPMAAVAGDPDILTDFIVPAPMVGMPMNITGDYFTYTGFHPSLPLPLPTFTLTKASMAEFPALNGQSVSYARLVFPPGTVNPTHTHPRASELLLVLDGALSVGFVDTAGKLYTKDLVTGDMFIFPKGLVHYQYNQGTTIAVALSAFGSANAGTVSVPVTVFGTGVDDAVLAKSFKTDLPTIQKLKAALTPPKK